A genomic stretch from Nitrospirota bacterium includes:
- a CDS encoding methyltransferase domain-containing protein, giving the protein MSPLQSDKEIKQALVEHLSWWGLRRFDTDEAYFRWQRETLSAGELADLQRLAERKRSAEASAEVAFYDRAADARILPVLYSQRYDYYINVGLPVAEQIGALCGGGMSGSTVLDFGCGIGLLTGFYARQFPALSFVGLDRSPASISVARERARALGLANVRFDCVDVEAAPCLEPVHLVLSTHALLQAEQEPGLPSLDWRTFERGEDPEAQARFEKRTGLGLRLDRLCAWLAPDGLLIVFEKARLLARRVPFQRAFASRGFRLLERPLPIRYPVVEEVTDDGPLYVMTRSQSGEAGRRREGVEWDEAPEALEEPDSMEPPGSAPAQGADSATTPLYENHFPSAQSVWERLPHRTVLKETTWEGADGYRMHVELGTTDGLLYLYQANTFDQRQLVLVEPERSALLEQYYQEIVEERQK; this is encoded by the coding sequence ATGTCTCCTCTACAGTCTGACAAAGAGATCAAGCAGGCTCTCGTAGAGCATCTGAGCTGGTGGGGGCTCCGCCGGTTCGACACGGACGAGGCCTATTTCCGCTGGCAGAGGGAAACGCTCAGTGCCGGCGAGCTCGCCGATCTCCAGCGTCTGGCCGAGCGGAAGCGTTCCGCTGAGGCCTCGGCGGAGGTCGCCTTCTACGACCGGGCCGCCGATGCCCGCATCCTGCCGGTTCTCTACAGCCAGCGCTACGACTATTACATCAACGTCGGCCTGCCGGTGGCCGAACAGATCGGGGCCCTCTGCGGCGGAGGGATGTCTGGTTCCACCGTGCTCGACTTCGGCTGCGGGATCGGGCTGCTCACCGGCTTTTACGCCAGACAATTCCCGGCCCTGTCGTTCGTCGGGCTCGACCGGTCCCCTGCCTCCATTTCCGTCGCGCGGGAGCGGGCCCGGGCGCTGGGGCTCGCGAACGTCCGGTTCGACTGTGTGGATGTCGAGGCGGCGCCGTGCCTGGAGCCTGTTCACCTCGTCTTGTCCACCCATGCGCTGCTTCAAGCCGAGCAGGAGCCGGGTCTCCCCAGCCTGGATTGGCGGACGTTCGAGCGGGGGGAGGATCCTGAGGCCCAGGCGCGCTTCGAGAAACGGACCGGTCTCGGATTGCGGCTGGACCGGCTCTGTGCCTGGCTGGCTCCAGACGGATTGCTGATCGTGTTCGAGAAGGCCCGGCTTCTGGCCCGGCGGGTGCCCTTTCAGCGAGCTTTTGCGAGCCGTGGATTCCGGCTCCTCGAACGGCCCTTGCCGATCCGCTATCCGGTTGTGGAGGAGGTGACGGACGATGGTCCTCTTTACGTCATGACCCGGTCCCAGTCGGGCGAGGCGGGGAGGCGGAGGGAGGGCGTGGAGTGGGACGAAGCTCCGGAGGCGCTCGAAGAGCCCGATTCGATGGAGCCGCCCGGATCCGCGCCAGCCCAAGGGGCCGATTCCGCCACGACGCCGCTCTATGAAAACCACTTTCCGTCGGCCCAGTCGGTCTGGGAGCGGCTGCCCCACCGCACCGTCCTCAAGGAGACGACCTGGGAGGGGGCCGACGGGTATCGGATGCACGTGGAATTGGGGACGACGGACGGGCTGTTGTACCTCTACCAAGCCAACACGTTCGACCAGCGGCAACTGGTCCTGGTGGAGCCGGAGCGTTCGGCCTTGCTGGAGCAGTATTACCAGGAGATCGTCGAGGAAAGGCAGAAATAG